The following proteins come from a genomic window of Maylandia zebra isolate NMK-2024a linkage group LG22, Mzebra_GT3a, whole genome shotgun sequence:
- the LOC101472187 gene encoding uncharacterized protein LOC101472187 gives MLWKSGRACGAGLGILLIFLVQAEHVCCSWATRTYSPQMHNVNGYVGFSQQDGRLRRLDGSYSQDQIRHAFISPRVAHSSSLSTGTTVNRGYSERLSASSYKQTVSEPAQSLVRLVQSSLVTKPNWYTNVKGVNALEVPNRSSFSLSVASGNSLNGLGQNQNSLPDSNKEMTWPFQRGAPQTSKAGSSSAASLQTLTRSSLFKPASQHSVAQKPASAAVRGQTSASAPAKRVTQHKSEPLSIARDFAVHGFRKSYGNTWLPANTGNIQVGYMPSSTSNMMVSYKPSYTFAERRPTSSNPLQAPWGIRNPAQEVHSLPAYGSNSRIYEVPEHFGGYAIRRLGDKEVEQVPQTTTPPPQQMEYLNPRKSEHPRAKWMTIKLRPRY, from the exons ATGCTTTGGAAATCTGGAAGGGCTTGTGGAGCTGGTTTGGG GATATTGCTGATTTTCTTAGTTCAAGCAGAGCATGTGTGCTGTTCATGGGCTACACGAA CATATAGCCCCCAGATGCACAACGTTAACGGCTATGTTGGCTTTTCACAGCAAGATGGTAGACTAAGAAGACTAGATGGCAGCTATTCCCAGGATCAAATCAGACATGCCTTCATTTCTCCACGAGTAGCTCACAGCAGTAGCCTCAGCACAGGAACTACAGTTAACAGAGGCTATAGTGAAAGGCTTTCTGCTAGCAGCTATAAACAGACTGTTTCAGAACCAGCCCAAAGCTTGGTAAGGTTAGTGCAGAGCAGCTTGGTGACAAAACCTAACTGGTACACAAATGTGAAGGGCGTTAATGCTCTGGAGGTGCCAAACCGCTCCTCTTTTAGCCTTTCTGTTGCAAGTGGGAACTCGCTGAATGGACTCGGTCAAAACCAGAACAGCCTTCCTGATAGCAACAAGGAAATGACTTGGCCGTTTCAGCGTGGTGCACCCCAAACTAGTAAGGCTGGCTCCAGCAGTGCCGCATCTCTTCAAACTCTTACACGAAGCTCCTTGTTTAAACCAGCCTCTCAGCATTCTGTAGCACAGAAACCTGCCAGTGCAGCTGTACGGGGGCAAACATCAGCAAGCGCTCCTGCAAAACGGGTCACTCAACATAAATCTGAACCTTTAAGTATTGCTAGAGACTTCGCCGTCCATGGCTTTAGGAAATCATACGGAAACACATGGCTTCCTGCAAATACTGGGAACATCCAAGTAGGCTACATGCCGTCTTCCACTTCGAACATGATGGTGAGCTACAAACCCAGCTACACCTTCGCAGAGCGGAGGCCCACCAGTAGCAACCCTCTTCAAGCACCATGGGGAATCAGGAATCCAGCCCAGGAAGTTCATAGTCTGCCTGCCTATGGAAGTAACAGCAGGATCTATGAGGTCCCTGAACACTTTGGAGGCTATGCTATCAGACGGCTTGGTGACAAAGAGGTCGAGCAGGTGCCACAAACTACCACACCTCCCCCACAGCAGATGGAATATCTCAACCCAAGAAAATCTGAGCATCCGCGTGCCAAATGGATGACAATCAAGCTACGTCCAAGATACTAG
- the tmem222b gene encoding transmembrane protein 222b, with product MADVEKESMKNYHIASEKINPEASRYPYCIVWTPIPVLSWLFPFIGHMGICTSTGVIRDFAGPYFVSEDNMAFGQPTKYWMLDVSKVYASGSNAWDTAVHDASEEYKHRMHNLCCDNCHSHVAMALNLMRYENSTSWNMINLCLLALIHGKHVSCAGFLKTWLPFLMLMGIVLTVALALNLR from the exons ATGGCGGATGTTGAAAAAGAGAGCATGAAGAATTACCACATAGCTTCGGAGAAAATTAACCCGGAGGCCAGTCGCTATCCTTACTGTATAGTGTGGACACCTATCCCCGTGTTATC ATGGCTGTTTCCCTTCATTGGTCACATGGGTATCTGTACTTCCACTGGAGTCATCCGGGACTTTGCTGGGCCTTACTTTGTTTCA GAGGACAACATGGCTTTTGGACAACCAACaaa ATACTGGATGCTTGATGTAAGCAAGGTTTACGCCAGCGGCTCCAATGCCTGGGACACAGCCGTGCATGACGCTTCAGAGGAGTATAAACACAGGATG CACAACCTATGCTGTGATAACTGCCACTCGCATGTCGCAATGGCTCTGAATCTGATGCGATATGAAAACAGCACCTCGTGGAACATGATCAACCTCTGCCTCCTCGCTCTCATCCACGGAAAGCATGTGAG CTGTGCAGGCTTTCTGAAGACCTGGCTGCCTTTTCTGATGCTCATGGGCATCGTCCTTACAGTGGCCCTGGCCCTCAACCTCCGGTGA
- the tpbg1b gene encoding trophoblast glycoprotein a has protein sequence MLDLTQGIVFCALLASVYASCPPRCECSEAAHTVKCVSKDLQSIPAGIPGYTRNLFITGNQISRIGPESFKGLENVTNLSLSNNRISEVESLTFKGLHRLRSLDLSNNQLAVIHPEAFAVLNQSLRELNLSRALYNHSAVTSLSTAFHWSSLETLRALDLSDNSLIFLPPRIFSYLSSLRMLRLSNNSLVAIHNSTLSGLEQLEVLDLTLNALKTLSEEGLQELDSLPRAALLLGENPFTCTCGIESFAQWLNRSQNRIRDVESLACVFPASMRNTSLLAVGTMTLGCHERDAAADLALQTSYVFLGIVLGFIGLIFLFVLYLNRKGIKKRIYDMRDACREVWEGYHYRFEMDSDPRLSQVSNSADV, from the exons ATGCTGGATTTGACGCAGGGCATTGTTTTCTGCGCGCTCCTCGCCTCCGTATACGCGTCTTGCCCTCCTCGCTGCGAGTGCTCAGAGGCGGCTCACACCGTGAAGTGTGTCTCCAAAGACCTGCAGAGTATCCCGGCTGGGATCCCGGGATACACGAGGAATCTGTTTATAACGGGGAATCAGATCAGCCGGATCGGTCCGGAGTCTTTCAAAGGGTTGGAGAATGTTACCAACCTATCTCTGAGCAATAACAG AATTTCTGAGGTGGAATCCCTCACCTTCAAAGGACTGCACAGGCTTCGCTCTCTGGATCTGAGCAACAACCAGCTGGCTGTTATTCATCCTGAGGCCTTTGCCGTCCTGAACCAGTCTCTGCGGGAGCTCAACCTGAGCCGAGCCCTCTACAACCACTCTGCAGTGACCAGCTTGAGCACGGCTTTCCACTGGAGCTCCCTGGAGACCCTGAGAGCACTGGACCTGTCGGACAACAGTCTCATCTTTTTGCCCCCGCGCATTTTCTCCTACCTGAGCAGCTTGCGGATGCTCCGGCTTTCCAACAACTCCCTGGTGGCCATCCACAACTCCACCCTTTCGGGTTTAGAGCAGCTGGAGGTGCTCGACCTGACGCTCAATGCCCTCAAGACTCTGTCAGAAGAGGGCCTCCAAGAGCTGGACTCCCTGCCCAGAGCTGCTCTCCTGCTGGGAGAGAACCCGTTCACGTGCACATGTGGAATTGAATCTTTTGCTCAGTGGCTCAACAGGTCACAGAATCGCATCAGAGACGTCGAGAGCCTCGCGTGCGTCTTCCCGGCCAGCATGAGAAACACGTCCTTGCTTGCCGTGGGGACGATGACTCTGGGATGCCACGAGAGAGATGCTGCCGCAGATCTCGCTCTGCAGACCTCTTATGTCTTCTTGGGTATAGTCCTGGGCTTTATCggcctcatcttcctctttgtACTCTACCTCAACCGCAAAGGCATCAAGAAGCGAATCTATGACATGCGAGACGCCTGCAGGGAGGTGTGGGAAGGCTACCATTACCGCTTCGAAATGGACTCTGACCCCAGGTTATCACAGGTCTCCAACAGCGCTGATGTGTGA